A DNA window from Stutzerimonas stutzeri contains the following coding sequences:
- a CDS encoding alpha/beta hydrolase family protein, whose translation MRRVPAFVLLLSAILGGAASDIAAAQETEAPQAPPADEPAAQRPAPQTRSEALAAGLQRQLEAAAQLQLGDDDKFLALWQPANVAEARGVLVIVPSEGETADWPRAIGPLRRGLAEHGWHTLSLSPVDPTLSPGPRAPAAPAAAETPDTQAAPASTDADQPVEPESAGYLPEQTAAVDSDEPAQAEQDTAQASHAERMQARIDAAIEHARTLQAPMIVLIGHGTGAYWASQYLVQLQPKDVGQLAVIDPRTPSQPEQALETYLAARSVGVGDFYTGTRPAEVEQALQRRNAARRAGHADYRQVALADLTGDRHTEQERLVRRVRGWLDRKPARR comes from the coding sequence ATGCGTCGCGTGCCCGCTTTCGTGCTTCTGCTCAGCGCCATACTTGGCGGAGCCGCGTCGGATATCGCGGCCGCACAGGAGACTGAAGCGCCTCAGGCGCCACCAGCAGATGAGCCGGCAGCGCAGCGCCCGGCGCCGCAGACACGAAGCGAGGCGCTGGCCGCAGGGCTGCAACGGCAGCTCGAAGCGGCAGCACAGCTGCAGCTAGGCGACGACGACAAGTTCCTTGCACTCTGGCAGCCAGCCAATGTCGCCGAGGCCCGCGGCGTGCTCGTCATCGTGCCGAGTGAAGGCGAAACTGCCGATTGGCCCCGAGCGATCGGACCGCTGCGGCGCGGCCTTGCCGAACATGGCTGGCACACCCTCAGCTTGTCGCCCGTTGATCCAACCCTGAGTCCAGGCCCGCGTGCTCCCGCGGCGCCAGCAGCAGCCGAAACGCCCGATACCCAAGCGGCCCCAGCCAGCACCGACGCCGACCAGCCTGTCGAACCCGAGAGCGCTGGCTATCTGCCCGAGCAGACAGCTGCAGTAGACAGCGACGAGCCAGCGCAAGCGGAGCAGGACACAGCGCAAGCGAGCCACGCCGAACGGATGCAGGCGCGCATCGACGCTGCCATCGAGCACGCCCGTACGTTGCAGGCGCCGATGATCGTCCTGATCGGCCATGGCACGGGCGCCTACTGGGCAAGCCAGTACCTGGTGCAGCTTCAGCCGAAGGATGTCGGCCAACTGGCGGTGATCGACCCGCGCACTCCGTCGCAGCCAGAACAGGCACTGGAGACCTACCTCGCGGCGCGGTCGGTCGGGGTAGGTGATTTCTATACCGGCACGCGGCCAGCTGAGGTAGAGCAGGCACTGCAACGGCGCAACGCGGCGCGCCGTGCCGGGCACGCGGATTACCGGCAGGTCGCGCTAGCAGACCTGACGGGCGATCGCCACACCGAACAAGAGCGTCTGGTGCGCCGCGTGCGTGGTTGGCTGGACCGCAAACCTGCGCGTCGCTGA
- the murU gene encoding N-acetylmuramate alpha-1-phosphate uridylyltransferase MurU, whose protein sequence is MKAMILAAGKGERLRPLTLHTPKPLVRAAGVPLIEYHVRALAAAGFDELVINHAWLGQQIEDYLGDGSRFGVTIRYSAEGEPLETGGGIHRALGLLGDEPFLVVNGDIWTDYDFAQLRRPIHGLAHLVLVNNPPHHPAGDFSLADATVTEPCGDGAALTYSGISVLHPVLFEGCQPGAFKLAPLLRRAMADGQVSGECHAGAWVDVGTHERLAEVERLLEARH, encoded by the coding sequence AAGGGCGAGCGGCTGCGCCCACTGACCTTGCATACGCCCAAACCACTGGTTCGCGCCGCTGGCGTGCCGCTGATCGAGTACCACGTTCGCGCTCTGGCGGCTGCCGGGTTCGACGAGCTGGTCATCAATCACGCCTGGCTCGGCCAGCAGATCGAGGACTATCTAGGCGATGGCAGCCGTTTCGGCGTGACGATCCGCTATTCGGCGGAAGGCGAGCCGCTGGAAACCGGTGGCGGTATCCACCGGGCGTTGGGGTTGCTCGGCGATGAGCCTTTTCTGGTAGTCAACGGTGATATATGGACCGACTACGATTTCGCCCAGCTGCGACGGCCGATACACGGGCTTGCCCATCTGGTGCTGGTAAATAATCCGCCACATCACCCTGCTGGTGATTTCAGTCTGGCTGACGCGACCGTTACAGAGCCATGCGGCGATGGCGCAGCGTTGACCTACAGCGGTATTTCCGTGCTGCATCCGGTGCTGTTCGAAGGCTGCCAGCCGGGTGCGTTCAAGCTGGCGCCGTTGCTGCGACGCGCCATGGCTGATGGGCAGGTGAGTGGCGAGTGCCATGCCGGAGCCTGGGTGGACGTGGGAACTCACGAGCGCCTGGCTGAAGTCGAGCGACTATTGGAGGCGCGACACTGA
- a CDS encoding TerB family tellurite resistance protein yields MFWPITLLGLLIGWLLASIPGALLGGLLGQVLDRRLGLDSWASLRRSMAGKPVLQGNELLFFLLGRLAKSGGRVSPAHIQAARDEMRRQGLDAGAQQLAIAAFNRGKASGDGLRDTLQRLRGQREESRRLIQACWRMARAQGSMGAREHELVLLWGKWLGWSAVEIAALDQGATRRKEAPASRGGAYEQALQLLGVRQDTDPQLIKRAYRRLLSKHHPDKQAGAGANAVQVREATERTRELQSAYALIRERRGFR; encoded by the coding sequence ATGTTCTGGCCCATCACGCTGTTGGGGTTGCTGATCGGCTGGTTGCTGGCCAGCATTCCGGGTGCTCTGCTCGGCGGCCTGCTGGGGCAGGTGCTGGACCGTCGTCTGGGGCTCGACTCCTGGGCCAGTCTGCGTAGGAGCATGGCCGGCAAGCCAGTGCTGCAAGGCAACGAATTACTGTTCTTTTTGCTTGGCCGGCTGGCCAAGAGTGGCGGGCGCGTGAGCCCGGCGCATATCCAGGCCGCGCGCGACGAGATGCGCCGCCAGGGGCTCGATGCAGGGGCGCAGCAGCTAGCCATTGCTGCGTTCAACCGCGGCAAGGCTAGCGGTGATGGCCTACGCGATACCTTGCAGCGACTGCGTGGCCAGCGCGAAGAGAGTCGCCGTTTGATTCAGGCCTGCTGGCGCATGGCGCGTGCGCAGGGAAGCATGGGCGCGCGTGAGCACGAACTGGTGCTGCTCTGGGGCAAGTGGCTGGGCTGGAGTGCGGTGGAGATCGCTGCGCTTGATCAGGGGGCGACACGGCGCAAGGAGGCACCCGCCAGCCGCGGCGGCGCCTATGAGCAAGCCTTGCAGTTATTGGGCGTACGCCAGGACACCGATCCGCAGTTGATCAAGCGCGCCTACCGGCGCTTGCTGAGCAAACACCATCCGGACAAGCAGGCGGGCGCAGGTGCGAATGCGGTCCAGGTGCGCGAGGCCACAGAGCGCACCCGCGAACTGCAAAGCGCCTATGCACTGATACGCGAGCGACGCGGTTTTCGTTGA